In a genomic window of Pseudomonas sp. TH06:
- a CDS encoding serralysin family metalloprotease has protein sequence MAQAKAKTSSAYDEINTFSHLYDRGVGLVNGKPSFTADQAADEILRKNLSWGDKNADGKIDLSYTFLTEKPSNYNAKLGNFSEFSALQKAQAVLAMQSWADVAKVTFTEGKGGDGHMTFGNYDVSTGGAAFAYLPSGSSYDGQSWYLINNQYQVNKTPDTNNYGRQTLTHEIGHTLGLSHPGAYNAGNGNPTYADAKYAEDTRGYSLMSYWSEANTDQNFSKDGSGAYASAPLLDDIVAVQKLYGANYETRADNTTYGFGSNAGRDFYSATSASSKLVFSVWDGGGDDTLNFSGFTQNQKINLNEGSFSDVGGLVGNVSIAYGVTVENAVGGSGNDLLIGNSAINHLFGGAGNDILYGGGGADVLWGGEGADTFVFGAASDSTDNQTDWIMDFKSGLDKIDLSGIAEFASGAATLNFVSNFTGHAGDAILTYYAQYGQTGLLVDLTGQGQVDFAVGVVGQAVATDIVA, from the coding sequence ATGGCTCAAGCCAAAGCGAAAACCAGCAGCGCCTACGATGAAATCAACACATTCAGCCACTTGTATGATCGTGGTGTCGGGCTGGTCAATGGCAAACCGTCGTTCACTGCCGATCAGGCCGCTGACGAAATCCTGCGCAAGAACCTGTCGTGGGGCGACAAGAACGCTGACGGCAAAATCGACCTCAGCTACACCTTCCTGACCGAGAAACCTTCGAACTACAACGCGAAGCTCGGCAACTTCAGCGAGTTCAGCGCCCTGCAGAAGGCGCAAGCCGTGCTGGCCATGCAATCCTGGGCCGACGTCGCCAAAGTCACTTTCACTGAAGGCAAGGGCGGCGACGGTCACATGACCTTCGGCAACTATGACGTCAGCACCGGCGGCGCTGCGTTTGCCTATCTGCCGAGTGGCAGCAGCTACGACGGCCAGTCGTGGTATCTGATCAACAACCAGTATCAAGTCAACAAAACCCCTGACACCAACAACTACGGGCGCCAGACCCTGACCCACGAAATCGGCCACACCCTCGGCCTGTCACACCCGGGCGCCTACAACGCCGGCAATGGCAACCCGACCTACGCGGACGCCAAGTACGCCGAAGACACCCGCGGCTACAGCCTGATGAGCTACTGGAGCGAAGCCAACACCGACCAGAACTTCAGCAAGGATGGCAGTGGCGCCTACGCGTCGGCGCCGTTGCTGGACGACATCGTTGCGGTGCAGAAACTCTACGGCGCCAACTATGAGACCCGCGCCGATAACACCACCTACGGTTTCGGTTCCAATGCCGGGCGCGATTTCTACAGCGCCACGTCGGCGTCGTCGAAACTGGTGTTCTCGGTGTGGGACGGGGGCGGTGATGACACCCTGAATTTCTCGGGTTTCACCCAGAACCAGAAGATCAACCTCAATGAAGGTTCGTTCTCCGATGTCGGTGGCCTGGTGGGCAACGTTTCCATTGCTTACGGTGTGACCGTGGAGAATGCGGTGGGCGGTTCGGGCAATGACCTGCTGATCGGCAATTCGGCGATCAACCATCTGTTCGGCGGTGCCGGCAACGACATCCTCTACGGCGGTGGCGGCGCGGATGTGTTGTGGGGCGGCGAGGGTGCGGACACCTTCGTGTTCGGCGCGGCCAGCGACTCGACCGACAACCAGACGGACTGGATCATGGATTTCAAAAGCGGCCTGGACAAGATCGACCTGTCGGGCATTGCCGAGTTTGCTTCGGGTGCGGCTACGCTGAACTTCGTCAGTAATTTCACCGGCCATGCTGGCGATGCGATCCTGACGTACTACGCGCAGTACGGTCAGACCGGGCTGCTGGTCGACCTGACGGGGCAGGGGCAGGTTGATTTTGCCGTGGGTGTGGTGGGGCAGGCGGTGGCGACTGATATTGTTGCGTGA
- a CDS encoding DNA topoisomerase III, which yields MRLYLCEKPSQAKDIAAVLGAKRRGDGCWLGTDVTVTWCIGHLLETAPPDAYDARYKRWVLADLPIIPDKWKMTVKPRTASQYKAVKRLLGEASELIIATDADREGEMIARELVEHCRYRGPIRRLWLSALDEASIRKALAALKPGAETFSLYHSALGRSRADWLIGMNMSRLFTLLGRQSGYQGVLPVGRVQTPTLRLVVDRDRSIADFVPVPFWAIDVELLHEGTPFTAQWRAPSDACDDQERCLNQVLAQQAAAAINSAASARVVKLRTERMREVAPLPFDLGTLQEVCSKKLGLGAQETLDIAQALYETYKVVTYPRSDCGFLPLSQHSEAPGILAALRQADPSLEALNGFLDPQRRSRAWNDAKVSAHHGIIPTAAAKNLERLSGKHRAVYTLIRARYLAQFLPNHEYDRTQADFDCAGEALRAVGKQIIEPGWKRALPEALAPAKGREAPAPQTLPTLSQGIECAVAGVKLKDLWTQPPKPYTEGDLIKAMKNVAKLVEDPLLKQKLKDTTGIGTEATRASIIQGLLDRGYLVKNGKALAATPAAFSLIDAVPRAIADPGTTAIWEQALDMVQSGEMSLEEFVTKQAAWMSKQVTRCSGLSLTISGPPPAGKAAAPWKKKRKSTRSKTTGTNKRTAK from the coding sequence ATGCGGCTGTACCTCTGTGAAAAACCTTCCCAGGCCAAAGACATTGCGGCCGTGCTCGGCGCCAAACGGCGCGGCGACGGCTGCTGGCTGGGAACGGACGTCACGGTGACCTGGTGCATCGGCCACCTGCTGGAAACCGCGCCGCCGGATGCCTATGACGCCCGCTACAAGCGCTGGGTGCTGGCGGACCTGCCGATCATTCCGGACAAGTGGAAAATGACCGTCAAGCCGCGCACCGCCAGCCAGTACAAAGCGGTGAAACGCCTGCTTGGCGAGGCGAGCGAACTGATCATCGCCACCGACGCCGACCGTGAGGGCGAGATGATTGCCCGGGAACTGGTCGAACATTGCCGTTATCGCGGGCCGATCCGCCGGCTGTGGTTGTCGGCGCTCGACGAGGCGTCGATCCGCAAGGCACTGGCCGCGCTGAAACCCGGCGCCGAGACCTTCAGCCTGTATCACTCGGCACTCGGTCGCTCCCGGGCGGACTGGCTGATCGGCATGAACATGAGTCGCCTGTTCACCTTGCTCGGCCGGCAGTCGGGTTATCAAGGCGTGTTGCCAGTCGGTCGGGTACAGACACCAACATTGCGGCTGGTAGTGGATCGTGATCGCAGCATCGCCGATTTCGTACCGGTGCCATTTTGGGCGATCGACGTCGAGTTGCTGCACGAAGGGACGCCGTTTACCGCGCAGTGGCGGGCGCCGTCGGACGCTTGCGACGATCAGGAACGCTGCTTGAATCAGGTGCTGGCGCAACAAGCGGCAGCGGCCATCAACAGTGCCGCCAGTGCACGCGTGGTGAAACTGCGCACCGAGCGGATGCGCGAAGTGGCACCCCTGCCCTTCGACCTCGGCACCTTGCAGGAAGTCTGCTCGAAGAAGCTCGGCCTCGGCGCGCAGGAAACCCTCGACATCGCCCAGGCGCTTTATGAAACCTACAAAGTCGTTACCTACCCGCGCAGCGATTGCGGTTTTCTGCCTCTGAGTCAGCACAGCGAGGCACCGGGGATTCTGGCAGCGCTGCGTCAGGCCGACCCGAGCCTTGAGGCGCTGAACGGTTTTCTTGATCCGCAGCGCCGTTCCCGGGCATGGAACGACGCCAAGGTCAGCGCGCACCACGGCATCATCCCCACCGCCGCCGCGAAAAACCTTGAACGCCTGAGCGGCAAACACCGTGCGGTTTACACACTGATCCGCGCGCGTTATCTGGCGCAGTTTCTGCCCAATCACGAATACGATCGTACCCAGGCTGATTTCGATTGCGCCGGTGAAGCGCTGCGCGCAGTCGGCAAGCAGATCATCGAACCGGGCTGGAAACGCGCTCTGCCCGAAGCTCTAGCCCCGGCCAAGGGCCGTGAGGCGCCGGCACCGCAAACCTTGCCGACGCTAAGCCAGGGCATCGAGTGCGCCGTCGCCGGGGTGAAGCTCAAGGATTTGTGGACGCAACCGCCCAAGCCTTACACCGAGGGCGATCTGATCAAGGCGATGAAGAACGTCGCCAAACTGGTCGAGGATCCACTGCTCAAACAGAAACTCAAGGACACCACTGGCATCGGCACCGAAGCCACCCGTGCGTCGATCATTCAGGGTTTGCTGGATCGCGGCTATCTAGTGAAAAACGGCAAGGCTCTCGCCGCCACACCTGCGGCTTTCAGCCTGATCGACGCCGTGCCCCGTGCAATCGCCGACCCCGGCACCACGGCGATCTGGGAACAGGCGCTGGACATGGTGCAGAGCGGCGAGATGAGCCTCGAGGAGTTCGTCACCAAACAAGCAGCGTGGATGAGCAAACAAGTGACCCGCTGCTCCGGCCTGAGCCTGACCATCAGCGGCCCACCGCCTGCCGGCAAAGCGGCTGCACCATGGAAGAAGAAACGCAAATCGACTCGCAGCAAAACCACCGGTACAAACAAACGCACCGCCAAGTAA
- a CDS encoding GNAT family N-acetyltransferase, with product MPTVELHPAQRDELQTLENLMQFYMYDFSQWLPLKLAGHGFYSIQPKDDYWRHPATSPFLIRVDDELAGFVTVDNETHIPGAEHNIGYFFLARRFRGQGVAQFVASALLSKIPGQWQIFHIDANRPAQRFWARLIPELSGGEFTSQQREVDGYPCTFYALHTPFSVA from the coding sequence ATGCCCACCGTCGAACTGCACCCCGCTCAGCGCGATGAACTGCAAACCCTCGAAAACCTGATGCAGTTCTACATGTACGACTTCAGCCAATGGCTGCCGCTGAAACTCGCCGGGCATGGCTTCTACAGCATCCAGCCAAAAGACGATTACTGGCGCCATCCGGCAACCAGTCCCTTCCTGATTCGCGTCGACGACGAACTCGCCGGTTTCGTAACCGTAGACAACGAAACCCACATTCCCGGCGCCGAGCACAACATCGGCTACTTCTTTCTCGCACGACGCTTTCGTGGCCAAGGCGTCGCGCAGTTTGTCGCCTCTGCCCTCTTGAGCAAAATCCCCGGTCAGTGGCAAATTTTCCACATCGACGCCAACCGGCCTGCGCAGCGCTTCTGGGCACGGCTTATCCCTGAATTAAGTGGCGGCGAATTCACCTCGCAGCAGCGCGAAGTGGACGGTTATCCGTGCACCTTCTACGCCCTGCACACGCCTTTTTCCGTTGCCTGA